In Streptomyces nodosus, one DNA window encodes the following:
- a CDS encoding VWA domain-containing protein has translation MPEAGTAGPGTAGSGERLRRWRLVLGGDAADGTGYPLDGRDAAMDGALTALYGTPQGKEHKPPRGRERSAGLGASAPSVARWLGDIRTYFPSSVVQIMQRDAVDRLGLAALLLEPELLEAVEPDVHLVGTLLSLNRAMPETTRRTARAVVRRVVEDLEKRLTARTRATLTGALDRSARISRPRHHAIDWNRTIAANLRHYLPEHGTVVPERLIGHGRASRSVRKDVVLCVDQSGSMAASVVYTAVFAAVLASMRSVSTRLVVFDTAVVDLTDQLEDPVDVLLGTRLGGGTDINRALSYCQSRITRPTETVVVLISDLYEGGIRDEMLQRVAAMRASGVQVVALLALSDEGAPAHDREHAAALAALGAPAFACTPDLFPEVMAAAIEKRPLPIPETP, from the coding sequence ATGCCCGAAGCCGGTACGGCCGGCCCCGGGACGGCCGGAAGCGGTGAGCGGCTGCGGCGCTGGCGGCTGGTGCTCGGCGGTGACGCGGCGGACGGCACCGGGTACCCGCTCGACGGGCGGGACGCGGCGATGGACGGCGCATTGACCGCGCTCTACGGAACACCTCAGGGAAAGGAGCACAAACCCCCGCGGGGGAGGGAGCGTTCGGCGGGGCTGGGCGCGTCCGCACCGTCCGTGGCGCGCTGGCTCGGGGACATCCGGACGTACTTTCCCTCGTCCGTCGTCCAGATCATGCAACGCGACGCCGTCGACCGGCTCGGACTGGCCGCGCTGCTGCTGGAGCCGGAGCTGCTGGAAGCGGTCGAGCCGGACGTGCATCTGGTCGGCACGCTGCTCTCGCTGAACCGGGCCATGCCGGAGACGACCAGGCGGACGGCACGAGCAGTGGTCCGCAGGGTCGTCGAAGACCTGGAGAAGCGGCTGACCGCCCGCACCCGGGCCACGCTCACCGGCGCCCTCGACCGCAGCGCCCGTATCAGCCGCCCCCGCCATCACGCCATCGACTGGAACCGCACGATCGCCGCCAATCTCCGGCACTACCTGCCGGAACACGGCACGGTCGTGCCCGAGCGGCTGATCGGCCACGGGCGGGCGTCCCGGTCCGTGCGGAAGGACGTCGTGCTCTGCGTCGACCAGTCGGGGTCGATGGCGGCGTCGGTGGTGTACACAGCGGTGTTCGCCGCGGTCCTGGCGTCGATGCGGTCCGTGTCGACCCGGCTCGTGGTCTTCGACACGGCCGTCGTGGACCTCACGGACCAGCTGGAGGACCCGGTCGACGTCCTTCTCGGCACCCGGCTCGGTGGCGGCACGGACATCAACAGGGCGCTGTCCTACTGCCAGTCGCGGATCACCCGGCCCACCGAGACGGTCGTGGTCCTCATCAGCGACCTCTACGAAGGAGGGATCCGGGACGAGATGCTCCAGCGGGTGGCGGCGATGAGGGCGTCGGGGGTGCAGGTCGTGGCCCTGCTCGCGCTCTCCGACGAAGGGGCGCCCGCCCATGACCGGGAGCACGCCGCGGCGCTCGCGGCGCTGGGCGCACCGGCCTTCGCCTGCACGCCCGATCTGTTTCCGGAGGTGATGGCGGCGGCGATCGAGAAGCGTCCTCTGCCGATACCGGAGACGCCATGA
- the sucC gene encoding ADP-forming succinate--CoA ligase subunit beta, whose translation MDLFEYQARDLFAKHAVPVLAGEVIDTPEAAREITERLGGKSVVKAQVKVGGRGKAGGVKLAGTPDEAVARATDILGMDIKGHTVHKVMIAETAPEIVEEYYVSFLLDRANRTFLSIASVEGGMEIEEVAATRPDAVAKTAIDAIDGVDLAKAQEIVAAAKFPAEVADKVADVLVRLWDVFVKEDALLVEVNPLAKVVSGEVIALDGKVSLDDNAEFRHPDFEELHDKAAANPLEAAAKEKNLNYVKLEGEVGIIGNGAGLVMSTLDVVAYAGEAHKGVKPANFLDIGGGASAEVMANGLEIILGDPDVKSVFVNVFGGITACDAVANGIVQALELLESKGEEVTKPLVVRLDGNNAELGRQILDDRNHPLVQRVDTMDGAADKAAELAAAAK comes from the coding sequence GTGGACCTGTTCGAGTACCAGGCGAGGGACCTCTTCGCCAAGCACGCTGTACCGGTGCTGGCCGGTGAAGTCATCGACACGCCTGAGGCGGCGCGCGAGATCACCGAGCGGCTGGGCGGCAAGTCGGTCGTCAAGGCCCAGGTGAAGGTCGGTGGCCGCGGCAAGGCGGGTGGTGTGAAGCTCGCCGGCACCCCGGACGAGGCGGTCGCCCGCGCCACGGACATCCTCGGCATGGACATCAAGGGCCACACGGTCCACAAGGTGATGATCGCCGAGACGGCTCCGGAGATCGTCGAGGAGTACTACGTCTCCTTCCTCCTCGACCGCGCCAACCGCACCTTCCTCTCCATCGCCTCCGTCGAGGGCGGCATGGAGATCGAGGAGGTGGCGGCCACCCGCCCCGACGCCGTCGCCAAGACCGCGATCGACGCCATCGACGGCGTGGACCTGGCCAAGGCCCAGGAGATCGTCGCCGCGGCCAAGTTCCCGGCCGAGGTCGCCGACAAGGTCGCCGACGTCCTGGTCCGCCTGTGGGACGTCTTCGTCAAGGAGGACGCCCTTCTGGTCGAGGTCAACCCGCTGGCCAAGGTCGTCTCCGGCGAGGTCATCGCCCTCGACGGCAAGGTGTCCCTGGACGACAACGCCGAGTTCCGTCACCCCGATTTCGAGGAGCTCCACGACAAGGCCGCGGCCAACCCGCTGGAGGCCGCCGCCAAGGAGAAGAACCTCAACTACGTCAAGCTCGAGGGCGAGGTCGGCATCATCGGCAACGGTGCCGGTCTGGTGATGTCCACCCTGGACGTCGTCGCCTACGCCGGTGAGGCCCACAAGGGCGTCAAGCCGGCCAACTTCCTCGACATCGGTGGCGGTGCCTCCGCCGAGGTCATGGCGAACGGCCTGGAGATCATCCTCGGCGACCCGGACGTCAAGTCCGTGTTCGTCAACGTCTTCGGCGGCATCACCGCGTGCGACGCGGTCGCCAACGGCATCGTGCAGGCCCTGGAGCTCCTCGAGTCCAAGGGCGAAGAGGTCACCAAGCCGCTGGTCGTGCGCCTCGACGGCAACAACGCCGAACTGGGTCGCCAGATCCTGGACGACCGCAACCACCCCCTCGTGCAGCGGGTGGACACCATGGACGGCGCGGCCGACAAGGCCGCCGAGCTGGCTGCTGCCGCGAAGTAA
- the sucD gene encoding succinate--CoA ligase subunit alpha, whose amino-acid sequence MAIFLTKESKVIVQGMTGSEGQKHTRRMLASGTNIVGGVNPRKAGQAVDFDGTEVPVFGSVKDAVEKTGADVTVIFVPEKFTKDAVIEAIDAEIPLAVVITEGIAVHDSASFWAYAGKKGNKTRIIGPNCPGLITPGQSNAGIIPADITKPGRIGLVSKSGTLTYQMMYELRDLGFSSCVGIGGDPIIGTTHIDALKAFQDDPDTDLIVMIGEIGGDAEERAAAFIKENVTKPVVGYVAGFTAPEGKTMGHAGAIVSGSSGTAQAKKEALEAAGVKVGKTPTETAKLAREILAG is encoded by the coding sequence ATGGCTATCTTCCTCACCAAGGAATCCAAGGTCATCGTCCAGGGCATGACCGGCTCCGAGGGCCAGAAGCACACCCGCCGGATGCTCGCCTCCGGCACCAACATCGTCGGTGGCGTGAACCCGCGCAAGGCCGGCCAGGCCGTCGACTTCGACGGCACCGAGGTACCCGTCTTCGGCTCCGTCAAGGACGCCGTCGAGAAGACCGGTGCCGATGTCACGGTGATCTTCGTCCCGGAGAAGTTCACCAAGGACGCGGTCATCGAGGCCATCGACGCCGAGATCCCGCTCGCGGTGGTCATCACCGAGGGCATCGCGGTCCACGACTCCGCCTCCTTCTGGGCGTACGCCGGCAAGAAGGGCAACAAGACCCGCATCATCGGCCCGAACTGCCCCGGCCTGATCACCCCGGGTCAGTCGAACGCCGGCATCATCCCGGCCGACATCACCAAGCCGGGCCGCATCGGCCTGGTCTCGAAGTCCGGCACGCTGACGTACCAGATGATGTACGAGCTGCGGGACCTCGGCTTCTCCAGCTGCGTCGGCATCGGCGGTGACCCGATCATCGGCACCACCCACATCGACGCGCTCAAGGCCTTCCAGGACGACCCCGACACCGACCTGATCGTCATGATCGGTGAGATCGGCGGCGACGCCGAGGAGCGGGCCGCGGCCTTCATCAAGGAGAACGTGACCAAGCCGGTCGTCGGCTATGTCGCGGGCTTCACCGCGCCCGAGGGCAAGACCATGGGTCACGCGGGCGCCATCGTCTCCGGTTCGTCGGGCACCGCCCAGGCGAAGAAGGAGGCGCTGGAGGCCGCCGGCGTCAAGGTCGGCAAGACGCCGACCGAGACGGCGAAGCTGGCGCGCGAGATCCTGGCCGGCTGA
- a CDS encoding helix-turn-helix domain-containing protein: MEGRPVIHTPASPLPRPRELRRLRRTQSLTQTQLAARLRVSLETVRDWETGLTTPRGRRRKRYARLLTAWAAQETPGDLTPRQAFDTLHESCAPALVRQAYLLTGRPELARESAERAFRLAWRYWPEMAIAPDPQGWVRSTTHGWALSPWQRLRPRHLRPAPSPVDPSDRALMRALLALPRAHRRTVVLHDMAGLGLPEAATETGADASAAAGRLLWAHETLSALVPEQAMPEVLPRRLGELASSERLRAVQLPSVRSGDERSPRHWVRAAIVVTTTIVGATTLTLQLTPHHQERPPARGTAFQGIPARVLLGPPSGVQPRHRSLLAARGHHRPERLVPEAR, from the coding sequence ATGGAGGGCCGCCCTGTGATCCACACCCCCGCTTCCCCACTGCCCCGGCCCAGGGAACTCCGACGCCTGCGCAGAACCCAGTCGCTGACGCAGACTCAGCTCGCCGCCCGGCTCCGTGTCTCCCTGGAGACGGTGCGCGACTGGGAGACCGGTCTGACGACACCGCGCGGGCGGAGACGAAAGAGGTACGCGAGGCTGCTGACCGCCTGGGCGGCTCAGGAGACCCCCGGGGACCTGACACCCCGTCAGGCCTTCGACACCCTCCACGAGTCCTGCGCCCCCGCCCTCGTACGGCAGGCCTATCTGCTCACCGGCCGGCCCGAACTGGCCCGTGAGTCGGCCGAACGGGCCTTCCGGCTGGCATGGCGGTACTGGCCCGAGATGGCCATCGCCCCGGATCCGCAGGGCTGGGTACGGTCCACGACCCACGGCTGGGCGCTCTCCCCCTGGCAGCGCCTCCGGCCCCGCCACCTCCGCCCCGCACCGTCACCCGTGGATCCCTCGGACCGCGCGCTGATGCGCGCCCTTCTGGCGCTGCCGCGGGCCCACCGGCGCACGGTGGTGCTGCACGACATGGCCGGACTCGGTCTGCCGGAGGCCGCCACCGAGACGGGAGCCGACGCCTCTGCGGCGGCCGGCCGGCTGCTGTGGGCCCATGAGACGCTGTCCGCGCTCGTACCGGAGCAGGCGATGCCGGAGGTGCTGCCCCGCCGGCTGGGTGAACTGGCCTCCTCCGAACGCCTCCGCGCGGTCCAGCTGCCGTCCGTACGGTCCGGGGACGAGCGCAGCCCCCGTCACTGGGTCCGCGCGGCGATCGTCGTCACCACCACGATCGTGGGGGCGACCACCCTGACCCTGCAGCTGACCCCCCATCACCAGGAACGGCCGCCGGCGCGGGGAACGGCGTTCCAGGGCATCCCGGCCCGGGTCCTGCTGGGGCCGCCCTCCGGAGTGCAGCCGAGGCACCGGTCCCTGCTGGCGGCGCGGGGCCACCACCGCCCCGAGCGGCTGGTCCCGGAGGCCCGCTGA